From the genome of Solibacillus sp. FSL H8-0538:
AAGTGAAATACTAGATTCAGTAGAAGAATTACGGTTAAAACTTGAAACCGCACGACAAGAAGTATTGGGAAAACTAAGTTTCTTATCCCCAACCAGTCCTGAATACAAAGAATTGGATGCAAAGTTTTTTGAATTGACGAAACAAATTAAACGCTTAGTAGATCAATAATGAAATTACCTGCTTTCAATAATGATAATAATAATAATTCGAGATACGAAATCCTTGGCGCCTACATGAGGATTTCCGCTTGAAGCAACAAATGGGCGTGTGCGGTTTCCTGAGCATTGTCATGATTGTTGAGAATAATAAACGTCTTAAACTAGTTGGGCAACGCCGCGATGGGGATTATGCGGCTGTCCTTGAAAAATTACTCGGTGCTCCTGTGACAGCACGTCCAATTCCTGTATTAGCAGAAGTACTTAAAAAGGAAAAGTGCTTATTCGCAAAGAAAATTGAAGTGCTTTATGATGTAGCACCGGTTGAACTAAGAGCGTTCATATCACAAGAACTTTCAGCAACACAATTCGAAGTCCAAGAAATTTTAAGCCAGCGCTATTACGAGTATAAATATAATCAAAAATGAGCTACGCAGGCGTGCGTAGCTTATTTTTACTTATCCATATAATTTTTAATAAGGTAACAACACCAATTACATTGCTGATTTTGTTTTAGATTGGCAAGCATCCCATTGACAATGGCTGGTCGTGGAGTTGCAAGCTGTAGCTGCTCGGCTAAAACTGTTAGTGAATCAAGCTCTACTGGATCTGTAAGATTGCTTTCCAGTTCTTCAATTTCCTCCAAAATAGCTTCCTTTGTTACTGTACCAGTTTGAGAAAACATTTTAACCATTGTCTCCGTAACAAAAGTCTGCTTCGAATGGTTTGCTAGTATATTAGTTTTTTCAACTAAGCTTTTTGATAGTTCCTCTAATTTAAAATCCTTCTTTAATGAGTACAGCACTTGGGCATAGGATTTAATAAATCCTTTTATTATAATCATCAAATCATACTTTGTCTGTTCAACAAGTTCACCATATAACTCGTCAATTAATTGAAGTAACGCTTTATTTGAAACATTTTCATAAAATGTGACCTTTTCTAGAAATTCCTCACTTATAGTCTGAACTGGTTCTTTTATAAATAGCTCTGCAAAGCCCGCATAACGCTCCAACACCTTAAACGTAGATACATAATATAAAAACAGCTTTTCTTGTGGATTTTTTATATGACTGACTGCTTGGTCAATCTGCTCAATGATGTTTTTCATAAAGTAATCAATCATCGCCAATATGAGTTCATCTTTTGATTTGAAGGATAAATAAAAAGCGCCTTTTGATATTCCACAATGCTCCGTGATTTGCTGAACAGACGTCGCTTCAATGCCTCTTACAGCAAACAATTCGATCGCTGAATCAATAATTAATTGTTTTTTTGTCATAATATTTCGACGCTCCTTTAAATTGACAATTGACTAATTAGTCATTAGTATAGATTGTGGTAATAAGTAAGTCAAGAAAGGTAAGGTGTACAGGTGAGATCTCTAGTAAACTTCGTCCTGAAAAACAAGCTCGCAGTATGGTTATTAACAATCATCATTACTGTTTCGGGTATTTATTCAGCGACACGCATGAAAATGGAAACCATTCCGGATATTTCGATTCCTTACTTAATGGTTATGGACATTTATCCTGGGGCAACTCCAGAGCAAGTGATGGAAGGTGTATCTATACCTTTAGAAAAAGCAATTGAAAATTTAGAAGACATTAAAGGTGTTTACTCTACATCGAGCTCGAACATGTCTAGTATTCAAGTTGAATATGAATACGGCATTGATATGGACGAGAAAAAACGTCAGTTAGAGTCAGCACTGGATGCAGTAACATTACCTGAAGGTGCACAAGAGCCGACAATTATGGCGATTAGCATGAATATGATGCCAGTTGTTGCGTTATCTGTTAGTAGTTCAGAAGAAGATATTGTTGAATTAACATCAACAGTAGAAAACATGCTACTGCCAAAAATCGAAAAAATTGAAGGTGTCGCATCTGCCACGATTACTGGGCAGCATATTGAAGAAGTAGCCTTCACTTATAATCAAGAAAAAATGGCTAAACTTGGGCTAACTGAAGAAACAGTGAAACAAATGATCCAAGCAAGTGATTTAGCGATGTCTCTAGGTTTATATGAGTTTGAAGCAGGCGAGCAAGTTGTTTCAATAGACGGTAAATTTACGACACTCAAAGACTTAAAAGGCTTGTTAGTTCCGGTAACACCTTCTGCAGCAAATCCATCACCATTTGTTACATTAGGTGATATCGCTACTATCGAAACAGTTGGTCGTGTACAATCCGTCTCTCGTACGAACGGAGAAGATGCAATTGCGATCCAAATCGTGAAAGGTCAAGAAGCAAACACTGTAACGGTAGTAAATGCTGTTAAGGACCTAATCGAAGAAGAACAGGAACGCATTAGCGGTCTACATATTGATGTTACATTAGACCAAGGTGCGCCTATTGAAGATTCCGTTTTCACAATGATCGAGAAAGCGGTATTCGGTGGACTAATCGCGGTACTAATTATTCTACTATTCTTACGTGATTTCAAATCAACAATTATTTCGATTATTTCAATTCCAGTTTCGATCTTTATTGCATTACTGTTATTGAACTGGATGGACATTACGTTAAATATTATGACGCTCGGTGCGATTACCGTTGCGATTGGTCGTGTCATTGATGACTCAATCGTCGTAGTTGAAAATATTTATCGTCGTATGCATTTAGAAAAAGAAAAATTATCTGGCCGCGCACTGATTCGTGAGGCAACGCTTGAAATGTTTAAACCAATTATGTCGTCTACGCTTGTAACGGTGGCTGTATTTGCACCCTTATTATTCGTTGGAGGTATGGTTGGTGAGTTATTTATGCCATTCGCTTTAACGATGGCTTTTGCATTAGGCGCGTCTCTGCTTGTAGCGATTACAATCGTACCAGCGTTATCTCATTTCCTATTCCGCAAAAAACTATATAGCGAAAAAACAGCAGGCAACCATAAAGAAGTCGGCAAGCTTGCATTATGGTATAAAGGTATTTTAGAAAAAGTACTAAACCATAAAATCATCACATCAATTATTGCAGTAGTACTATTAGGTAGTTCACTTGCATTAACACCACTAATTGGTTTTAGCTTCATGGGTTCTGAGGAAGAAAAAGTAATGTACTTAACGTACACACCAAAAACAGGCGAACTGAAAGATAAAACACTTGAAAATGTTGCAGCGATCGAAGAAGAGCTAATAAAACACGAAGATATTAATATTGTGCAAGTATCCGTAACAGATAGCGACAGTGTTGATATGGCATCTGCTATGATGGGCGGCGGCGCTGGTGGTGCATTGATGTACCTAATTTTTGACCCAGAAATGGAAGACTTCCCAGCAGCACGTGAAGAAATCGAAGAATATTTATTTAATATTGGGCAATCGGGAGAATGGAAGACACAAAACTTCTCAGCCATGTCTATGTCATCAAACGAGGTAACATATACATTTTATAGTGAAGACTTAGATAAATTAAATACAACTGTACAACAGGCAGAACAGGCATTACTGAAAGTAGAAGGCCTTGAAGACATTGAATCAAATGCTGAAAACGCTTATGTAGAAAACGTCTTTAAAGTAGACCAAAAAGAAGTGCTACAATACGGCTTAACTACAGGTCAAATTGTTATGGCATTATCGACTACAGCTATCAAAGAAGTACTAACAACTGTAGTAAAGGACGGCAATGAACTTGAAGTCATCGTACAGCAAGAACAAGCATCAATCCCAAAAACATTAGATGAATTACTAGCGACAGAAATTCAAACAGCAGTTGGTCCAATGCCACTTTCACAACTTGTTACAGTGGAAGAAGACACAGCATTAAACACACTAGCTCGTAGCAAAGGTGAATACTATGCGAGTGTAACAGCAAAAATTTTAGACGATGATATTTCAAAAGCAACGTCTGCAGCAGATAAAGAAATAGATAAACTTGATTTACCAAAAGGCGTAACGATGGGTGTTGGCGGTGTTGCTGCAGATATGGCAGAAACATTTACACAACTTGGAATTGCGATGCTTGCTGCGATTGCGATCGTTTACTTCATCTTAGTTGTCACATTCGGTGAAGGTCTTGCACCATTTGCGATTCTATTCTCATTACCGTTCACAGTTATCGGATCTTGGGTAGGGTTACTACTTGCAGGCGAAACGATTTCAGTATCGGTTCTGATGGGGCTACTCATGTTGATCGGTATTGTGGTCACGAATGCGATTGTACTTGTTGACCGCATAATCAAAATGGAGCATGCTGGAATGACAATGCGCGAGGCCATTTTAGAAGCCGGGGCAACACGTTTACGTCCAATTCTGATGACGGCGATCGCGACAATTGGTGCTTTAGTGCCAATGTTATTTGGTGCTGGTGGTGGCGGCCTAATTTCTAAAGGTCTTGCAGTTACCGTAATTGGCGGTTTAACAAGTTCAACAATTTTGACACTTGTTATCGTACCAATCGTATACGAAGTGTTATCAAAACTATTCAAGAAAAATCGTAAAGATATCGAAGAAAACTAATAACTGATTTTTACAGCCTGCGAGGTTTATTCGCAGGCTGTTTTTTTGCGATTATTGCAATGTTTTTGAATGAATTTAACAAATATTTCTATTTCACCAATATTTCTCACTTTCTTCATTCTTATTTCACAGCTGTTATTTATGATAGTTACAGATTAAATATTTGGAGGTAAGTCGAAATGAAAAAGTTTTTATTAGCAAGCGTGCCTGTAATTTTTTTGCTTGGCGCGTGTGGCTCAGATGAAGACGCTTTGAACAAAGATGAAGCGACGACAACTGAGGCGGTACAAGTAGAGAACGAACATGCGGAAGCCGAAGTTGCACTACAAGGTGAGCGTGAATGGGAAGTAGATGAACGCTTGCAAGAACCAGATGAACACACGATTTGTGAAATGTGTAATATGAAAGTGTATATGAAGGAAGAAGAAATGGGCGTGTTCTCTGCACAAGCTGTGAAAACGGACGGCTCGATTGCCTTTTATGATGATATCGGTTGCTTACTAAATGCAGAATATGCACATAAGGAAACAAATGAAAAATTCGTCCGTGATTATACAACGTTAAACTGGATCAATGTCGAAGAAGCTTACGGTGTAAAAACATCATTAAAATCTCCGATGAACTGGGGCTATATTTTCTTTAAATATGAAGAAGATGCACTAAACTATATAACTGAAAATTCAGATGCAGTGTTAGCTGAACTTGAAACAATCCGTGAAGAAGGTATCACACGCTATGAGAAAAAACATGCGATGGACGGTAGCGAAACGCATGAAATGAACACAGACATGCACGGTGAAGCTTCAGAAGAATCTCATAATCATTAATATAGATAAATAAACTAGTGAACCCACTAGTTTATTTTTCGTGGTCAAGAAACACATAAGAAAGGACAACCATTCACCTAATTTAGGGCGATGTGTCTTTCTATTGGAGGCATTATGAAATCTAAACTAATGTTATTATTATTGCTGTACTTTTTAGTAAAGGCTAATTCTTGCTTTGCAGAATCTTTACAGCCATTGATCGATGCTACTCCTAGCGGTGGCCAGCTCCAGCTTGAAAATAAAGCCTACAATGGACCTGGGACGATTACCAAGCCTATTAAAATTATTGGCGATGAAGAAACAGTAATTCGCGCAGAAACAACAGCCATTATAATAAAAAATACAACGAACGTTACATTACAAAATCTTCATATACCGAATAGCCATGAAGGTGTAAAAGTATTCGAGAGTGAAAATATTGTGTTCCAGCAGCTAGAAATTATCGGTGGGGACGGACATTATTCTAAAAAAGGGAATGGTATATCCTTTTATAATGTCAAAAATGCTACGGTTACACATAGTTTGATTCAATCGATGCAGGACGGAATTTATTTGGAGTCTAGTGAGGCACTAACAATTGAAGACAACCAATTACTGAACGGACGCTATGGCATCCACTTTATGTACTCGAACAATGCAGAAGTCATGGATAACCGAGCCGCGGATAATGTAACCGGCATGATGGTAATGATGGTGGATCAATTAACAATTCATCACAATACAATTGAGCAGCAAAACAACTTAAATAGTAATGGGGTGTTCCTGTATGAAGTATCGAATGTCGATGTGCAAAATAATGTGATTCGTGAAAATACGATTGGACTCATTTTACAGAAAGTTGTGGACAGTAGTATGACGGCCAATTCCTTTTACGCAAATGGCACAGCCGTACAGGCAATGAAATCTGGGTGCGTCTCACTTCGTGAAAATACGTTTAGTGCCAATATTTTATCAGCACGCTCTGATGCTGAAGGCGCAATTTTTGAACAGAATACTTACGATGATTACAAGGGCAATGATTTTGATGGAAATGGCATAGGAGATACAGCACATGCACTTGCCCAAAGCTTTGGTCAGTGGATGATACGTCAGCCTTCGTATCAATATTTCATTGAATCACCAAGTGTTGTCTTACTAAACACTTTAGATGCGCAAATTAATCATACAAGTGAGCAAACGTTAACTGACAGTACCCCGAAAATAACCGAGGCAGGCAGTATACAATGGAAACTGAATTTTCAGCAGCTATTGGTCGGAATTAGCGGGTTATTATTGACTTTGTTTTTATGGAGGAAGAACATTCAATGAAAAAACTACTCTTTATACTGACAGCCTGCTTCTTAGTTGGTTGCAGTGAGCAAACATACGAACCACATGATATTAAACCCGAAACAGATATTTGTAAAATTTGTAATATGAGCATTACCCATTCCGAATTTGCAGGTCAAATTGCGTTTAAAAACGGCGATTATGATGTGTACGACGATATCGGTTGTTTAATGAGCTATATTATTGACAACGGGGATGCCGAAATTGGAAAAGCATTCATTAAAGATGCAAATACTAATGTTTGGATGGATGTATATAGTGCTACTTACATTTACTCACAAGACTACTGGACTCCGATGAATTATGGGATTTTGGCATTTGGTGATGAACAAGCTGCGGATGCATACATGGCGGAACATGGTGAAGGTCAAAAACTTCAATATGAAGACCTGCTAACATTTAAGTGGGGGATTCATGTACATTGAGGAATAAAAGCTTTATAGCGCTCGAATGTAAGCAGCTTTTCCGCAGCCGCTGGATTCAAATAGTGAGCGTATTATTTACTGTACTTTTTACCTCTATTATTGTCATACAACAACTAGCCATGCCAGACATTGAAGGTTTTTCAAGACAAACCGCAGCATTATTAAACGGCTTGCTATTTTTACTACCACTGTTTTTATTAACACTTGGTAGTATGAATGTCGCAAGTGACGTAGAGACGGGCTGGTTCGGATTATTAATGACTTATCCAGTAACGGTTTCGCAATATGTGCGCTCGAAGTATAGCGCTATTTTATTTACATTTAGTCTCATGGTCGTGCTCGCGCTCAGTGTAGTTTTTCTAATTGGGGGCAGTATTGGCGGGGTGAAGTTACCGCTCGTTTTTATATTCCTGACAACCGAAACGATTTTGATTTTTGCCTCCATTAGTGTTGCGCTCGGAAGTATGGTAAAAAATCGCTTACATGCCCTCGCCGTCGCACTAGGTGTATGGGTAGTGGTGACACTATTATTCTCGTATATTATTATGGCAGTTGGAACAGTCATTGCTGGACATATGCTACAAAAATTAACGATTGTACTCATTCATTTAAATCCACTGGAATGGATTCGCTTTAGCTATTTTTTATATACTGATCAAACAGCTGTGCTCGGTCCATCATTTTATGATTTTTCAAACTTCTATCAATCAACAGTCGGGTTGATTTTGTATGTCGTCTTCACAGCTTTATGGATTGTAGTTCCGTTATTGTTTGCACGATTAAACTTGAGCAAAAAGGGAGGTAGTAACCGATGATTCACGTTCAACAAGTTTCAAAAGTATATAAAAACGGACGCGGGTTGCACTCGCTGGATGTTACGCTTCATGAAGGACGAATTACCGCACTTGTTGGGGCAAACGGGGCAGGGAAAAGTACATTTATTCAGCTATTAACAAAGCAGCTCTTTCCATCGAGTGGTGCGATTGACTGGCAAGATGTCAATGAAATCCGCTACATGCCGGATGATTTGCAGTTCCCTCCAACTTTAACTGCTCAGGAAATTTTGCAAATGCTCGGACGTTTAAAAGGAGCTACGCAGGAAGAACAGGACGCCGTATTAGAACAGGTAGGGTTAATGGATGCGAAAAAGTTAAAAATCGGTCACTTTTCTAAAGGCATGCGCCAGCGTCTAAATCTTGCACAAAGTTTACTCGGGAATGGTAAGTTTTTCATATTAGATGAACCGACAAATGGGCTGGATCCGTACTGGATTGCACGATTAAAAGATATGCTAATCGTCGAAAAAGCACGAGGTACAATTATAGTATTCTCAACGCATTTACTTTCACTCGCACAAGAGCTGGCAGATGAGGTAGTACTCATTGACCAGGGGCGGCTACTTGCAAGAGGGTCTGTGCAGCAGCTACTTGATGAAAATAACTGCAATCATTTGGAGCAACTATGGCTTCAGTTTTATAAGGAGCGAACACTATGAAGAAATGGATTGGACCAGCAATTATCCTCATTCTAGTAGGAATCTTTGTCTTCTCCTATGGAACAAAAGAATCTGTTCCACAAAAAACGGAGCTGGCAATGGATGCAACAGGCAAACGTACGATGGTCGCTACTGATTTTTCATTATCCACGCTAGACGGTCCTGACATGTCACTGAAAAGTACGCGCGGGAAAAAGGTCATTTTAAACTTTTGGGCAACTTGGTGTGAGCCTTGTCGAAGTGAAATGCCCCATATGCAGGCGTTTTATACTAACCATCAAGATGAATTCGAAATTTTAGCCGTGAATTTAACGCATAAAGATAATAGCATTGAGAAAATTACTAGCTTTGTAAAGAACATGCAGCTTACATTCCCAGTTTTACTCGATGAAGAGGGAGATATAAGTACAAGGTACGGTGCTTTTACCGTTCCAACAACATTTATTTTAAATGAACAAGGTGAAATTTTGCATGAAATCGCTGGCCCCATGGACGAAGCTTTTTTAGACAAGCTTTTGGTGGAAGAATAAGTTCAAAGGAATATAGGACATCATCTCGCCCTATTCCTTTTAACAACAAATAATTGGTATAATTTGACTTTATTTGCACGCTCATTTATAAAAAAGAGAGAGACTATTTTTTGTGGTAAAGAAAGTACCACTTTTTTTACCGCAGGATAAAGGACAACCTATCGCACTATTTTGGATAGAGATATGTCTTTCTAAGAAATGGGGGGTTATAATGTATAAAGCTTATTGTCGTACTTATCAGCGAACATTTAAATTGGCGTCAGGCTTTTTAAATTGGCGTAAACCAGAATTATTAGAAGGAGAAAATAGTTTACTCAAATTACCAGAATTAGTGAAACAGAAAGGCATCAGACGTGTGTTAGTCGTGACAGATCAAGGTATTGCCGCACTTGGGCTAATGGAACCGTTATTAGTAGGGCTAGAAACAGAAAATATTCAATATGTCATTTACGATAAAACGGTACAAAACCCAACGATTACTAATATTGAAGATGCCTATAACATGTACCGGATTCATTACTGTGAAGGTATTATCGCCTTTGGTGGTGGCTCACCAATTGACTGTGCCAAAGGGGTAGCTGCACGTTTAGCACGTCCAAATTTGCAAATTCCGCAAATGAAAGGTCTATTAAAGATTCGAAAAGAAATTCCTCCGTTTTTCGCAATTCCAACAACAGCGGGAACAGGGAGTGAGGGGACGGTAGCAGCGGTAGTGTCCAATAGTGAGACACATGAAAAATATGCGATTAACGATCCCGTCCTAATCCCGCACTTTGCCGTACTAGATCCATTATTAACCGTGAACTTGCCAAAACATATTACGTCTACAACTGGAATGGATGCACTAACCCATGCAGTCGAAGCGTATATTGGGCATAGCAATACGGACGAAACACGCGCATATAGTCGTGAGGCCACAAAACTAATTTTCGAAAACTTATTTATTGCATATATAGATGGAAATAACATTGAAGCGCGTAAAAATATGCAACGAGCAGCTTATTTAGCAGGTATGGCCTTTACTCGCGCATATGTTGGTAATGTGCATGCAATTGCTCATACGCTTGGAGGTTTTTATGGGTTTCCGCATGGCTTAGCGAATGCTATTATCTTGCCTTATGTGCTCGAATTTTACGGTGAAACGGTTTACAAGCCTCTCGCAGAACTTGCTGACTTAGTCGGTATTCGGGCACCGCAAGATTCGGAGGAACAAAAGGCGAAGCAATTTATTGAGGCTATTAAACAATTAAACAAAGATATGAATATCCCAGATAAAGTAGAAGGCATCGTGAATAGAGATGTACCATTAATGGTTGAACGTGCACTAGCTGAAGCAAACCCACTGTATCCAGTACCTAAAATACTGAATAAAAATGAAATGTTCTATCTATATCAAATTATCCAACCCTAATTAAAAACATAACGGGAAAAAGCATGTATACACATGCTTTTTATTTTTGTTAAGGAAATAAACATCCGGAGCGAATCAGACTCCATATTTGATAAATTAGTATTTGTTATGCATAGAATAATTGGGTAATGGATGAAACTGTTTATGCGCATCTACAAAAGGATCTTTAGCAGGAGGGCAACAAATGGGGCTCATGGGGGACACTGAATGCTCTTTTCGTTTCTTTTGAGTTGCATAAAGATTTTCAATTTAAGGGTAGCTCAAAATGCTGTTATTTTGGCTGTACATTCAAGGAGGTAACAAAGTGGGTAAAATCATGCAGGTGATATTGACTGGGCAAAAGCGGCTAAAGAAGTTTCGCTTGCTATAATTCGCACACAATATGGTACTAGTATCATTGACCGTAAATACATACAGAATATAGAAGGTTGTCAGGAAAACAGAATCCCTTTTGGTGTGTATATTTACGTAACATACACAAATAAATCAGAAGCATTAAATCAAGCTGAAGATTTCTATAACCGTGCAAAACCATTCAATCCGTTGTTTTACGTAGTTGATGTAGAGGAGCAAACAACCTCAAGTATTCACCAGTTAGTAGAAGCAACGCAGTCTTTCATTGATTATTTAAAAGACCTTGATATCAAAGTGGGCTTTTACACGGGGCATCACTTTTATGAGCCTTACCGAATGAACACCATAAAAAATTATGATTTCCTCTGGATACCGCGTTATAGTGCCACAAAATCCAAATATGCATGCGATTTATGGCAATATACGGATAGCGGTTCGGTAACTGGCATTAAAGGGAACGTCGATTTGAATTTGATAAATGGCAACAAAAACTTAGAATGGTTTACGGAAGGTGGACAGCAAGAATTGGAATTCACAGGGAAAACATTAAGAAATATGTACGAAAAACGACGTGCTTCTAAGTCGACAATGGCATTACTTGACGATGCCGCACAAAAGATCCTCGGTTTCAAATCGAAACTCAAAGAAGATGGGACACTAGCAGATGGGGATCAAGCGATCATTGCTACTGAATTAGCGGTTCATTTTTATAAACAGCATAAGGAATTGCAAAATAAGGATTTGATATAATATCCATCGCTATGTACATTGTGAAGTTGCTTTCTAAAGAGGTACAAAATGATCACGTTCAAACAAAAGTATAGCTAGAGATGACGTTAATGATTATTAGTGAAAAACAAGTATAAATTCGTTATGTGGAGACAAACCAAATGCATATTGTCTACCATGCAAACTAGTTAATTTGTTGTGGTATAAGGCTAGAAACGTTGATATAAAAATGTTTCTAGCCTTTTCTTATACCTGGGACCCTCTTTAGACCGGAAATTTAGATAAAAAACGAGAATGAGCTTTTGATTGCTCACATTATGATTGAGTAAAGTACCAGTTGTTAAAGTCATGGCTTAAGAAGGGCACTGTACTTTCATTAAAGCACTAAAGGTGTGGTTGAAAATTACTTAGGATTAATTTGGTTCTGGGCTTTTTTTGTTAATTTATCAAAAACAAGGTGATAGGAATGCAGAATTAGATTTTCTACTAGGTCGTCAGATAGATTTGAATCAAAATAAATAGAGTTCCAATGTGTCTTATTCATATAATACCCAGGAATAATGCCTTGATAGGTTTCTCGTAACTCTTCAGCACGAGAAGGGTCGCATTTTAAAGTGATGATAGGCTTTCTTTCAGAGTCTCCTCCCATCATCGCAAACATCTTTCCGCCAACATGATAACGATCCGCTTGCCATTCAACTTGGTAATCATGTGTCGTTCCGGGTAGTGTCAGACAAAATGATTGAAGTCTAGATTTCTCCATATAACAGCCTCCTTTTTATAAAACGAATTCTATATACTCAAACTCTACTACATCTAGTATAATCAACAAATTATGTACTTAAATTAATTTTTTTGTAAATATAGCGGCTTTACTTGTAAAAAAATGAACGGGTTAATGCATCGTTTGCAGAAAAAACTTCATAAAAAATGACCGAAGTCCGTACACCTCAGTCAGAAAAATCATACCTCTATATTATACCACATGAAAGGAGGACAGAAATGTGAAGCAGATGATTAAAATCATTCGCCTGGTGGACTTAGAAAAGCAGTATGAGGAAATCTTATGGCTCGAGCTAGATTATGAGCTTGCTAGTTTGTTCAGTGCGATGCAACAAAATGATGTTGTTCAACAAGGTAAGAGTAAAAAACGATTGACGGAAATACAAGGTGAATTAGAAAGTTTACAATTGTACGCATAATAAAAAGCCGCAGCATAAGCTACGACCTGCTCTTGCATTAATTTAGGTGACACTTGATTATAGCAGGCGGGGGAGCAAATGGGCAAATTCATGGTATAGATTATATGATTAGTCACTATAACTGGTGGAAAAAATCTTTTGTTTGAAATGGATGTTATACGGCGGGCACCGAAGCATGAGTTCTTAGGGCATAGCAGGATACAGTGATGCGAAAAGTATTCGAACGGCTCAAGAATTTGATTGTATGGTGCAAGAGAACGTATTCAAAATGCACGGCTTAATGGAACTTGAATCCTATGTATATCCGTTAGAGATTGCATGTAACCCCTTGAACGAATTAGAACGTATTTGCAATTTAATAAGGTTGCAGTTTAGAATTAAAGGGAGGTCGAACAGCAAGACCAGACACCTCGGAAAGCCTTGTTTTTACCACAATAAAAACAAAGGGCTATAAGTTGCTAATATATCAAGGTCGTATCCATTAGGGTACGGCTTTTTCTATGCACAGAAAGAGGTGATATTATGCGGATTGACCTACAATATGAAAAATGCTGCCGTCCCACAGAAATGGAACAACAGCAAATAGACGAAAAAAGGACTGCTCTATGGTTGATAAGAAGGCAAGTTCAGTTTGCCCATGTGACGGTGAAATTAAACAGATGTACGAGTAAAAAGAGCGATTAGCGCAAAAGAGAGTTGCTTATGATTGCATAAATCGCTAGGTATAAAACTTATATTAATCACATTCGAGCCTCACTACTGGAATTGTGGGGCTTTATATATTGGATACAGTACGCGTGCAATTATAGAGAACACTCAGCAGCAGGTGATTGAGGTGAGGTTTATGGCCCGTGCAGTTTTTAGCGTATGAATAAATAAACTTTTTTTCTGTTAATTTAAAGGTTTCTTATTAC
Proteins encoded in this window:
- a CDS encoding TetR/AcrR family transcriptional regulator, producing the protein MTKKQLIIDSAIELFAVRGIEATSVQQITEHCGISKGAFYLSFKSKDELILAMIDYFMKNIIEQIDQAVSHIKNPQEKLFLYYVSTFKVLERYAGFAELFIKEPVQTISEEFLEKVTFYENVSNKALLQLIDELYGELVEQTKYDLMIIIKGFIKSYAQVLYSLKKDFKLEELSKSLVEKTNILANHSKQTFVTETMVKMFSQTGTVTKEAILEEIEELESNLTDPVELDSLTVLAEQLQLATPRPAIVNGMLANLKQNQQCNWCCYLIKNYMDK
- a CDS encoding efflux RND transporter permease subunit, with the protein product MRSLVNFVLKNKLAVWLLTIIITVSGIYSATRMKMETIPDISIPYLMVMDIYPGATPEQVMEGVSIPLEKAIENLEDIKGVYSTSSSNMSSIQVEYEYGIDMDEKKRQLESALDAVTLPEGAQEPTIMAISMNMMPVVALSVSSSEEDIVELTSTVENMLLPKIEKIEGVASATITGQHIEEVAFTYNQEKMAKLGLTEETVKQMIQASDLAMSLGLYEFEAGEQVVSIDGKFTTLKDLKGLLVPVTPSAANPSPFVTLGDIATIETVGRVQSVSRTNGEDAIAIQIVKGQEANTVTVVNAVKDLIEEEQERISGLHIDVTLDQGAPIEDSVFTMIEKAVFGGLIAVLIILLFLRDFKSTIISIISIPVSIFIALLLLNWMDITLNIMTLGAITVAIGRVIDDSIVVVENIYRRMHLEKEKLSGRALIREATLEMFKPIMSSTLVTVAVFAPLLFVGGMVGELFMPFALTMAFALGASLLVAITIVPALSHFLFRKKLYSEKTAGNHKEVGKLALWYKGILEKVLNHKIITSIIAVVLLGSSLALTPLIGFSFMGSEEEKVMYLTYTPKTGELKDKTLENVAAIEEELIKHEDINIVQVSVTDSDSVDMASAMMGGGAGGALMYLIFDPEMEDFPAAREEIEEYLFNIGQSGEWKTQNFSAMSMSSNEVTYTFYSEDLDKLNTTVQQAEQALLKVEGLEDIESNAENAYVENVFKVDQKEVLQYGLTTGQIVMALSTTAIKEVLTTVVKDGNELEVIVQQEQASIPKTLDELLATEIQTAVGPMPLSQLVTVEEDTALNTLARSKGEYYASVTAKILDDDISKATSAADKEIDKLDLPKGVTMGVGGVAADMAETFTQLGIAMLAAIAIVYFILVVTFGEGLAPFAILFSLPFTVIGSWVGLLLAGETISVSVLMGLLMLIGIVVTNAIVLVDRIIKMEHAGMTMREAILEAGATRLRPILMTAIATIGALVPMLFGAGGGGLISKGLAVTVIGGLTSSTILTLVIVPIVYEVLSKLFKKNRKDIEEN
- a CDS encoding nitrous oxide reductase accessory protein NosL, with translation MKKFLLASVPVIFLLGACGSDEDALNKDEATTTEAVQVENEHAEAEVALQGEREWEVDERLQEPDEHTICEMCNMKVYMKEEEMGVFSAQAVKTDGSIAFYDDIGCLLNAEYAHKETNEKFVRDYTTLNWINVEEAYGVKTSLKSPMNWGYIFFKYEEDALNYITENSDAVLAELETIREEGITRYEKKHAMDGSETHEMNTDMHGEASEESHNH
- a CDS encoding right-handed parallel beta-helix repeat-containing protein — protein: MKSKLMLLLLLYFLVKANSCFAESLQPLIDATPSGGQLQLENKAYNGPGTITKPIKIIGDEETVIRAETTAIIIKNTTNVTLQNLHIPNSHEGVKVFESENIVFQQLEIIGGDGHYSKKGNGISFYNVKNATVTHSLIQSMQDGIYLESSEALTIEDNQLLNGRYGIHFMYSNNAEVMDNRAADNVTGMMVMMVDQLTIHHNTIEQQNNLNSNGVFLYEVSNVDVQNNVIRENTIGLILQKVVDSSMTANSFYANGTAVQAMKSGCVSLRENTFSANILSARSDAEGAIFEQNTYDDYKGNDFDGNGIGDTAHALAQSFGQWMIRQPSYQYFIESPSVVLLNTLDAQINHTSEQTLTDSTPKITEAGSIQWKLNFQQLLVGISGLLLTLFLWRKNIQ